In the genome of Acetomicrobium thermoterrenum DSM 13490, one region contains:
- the larC2 gene encoding nickel pincer cofactor biosynthesis protein LarC2 — protein MLLIVNVDSITGEALPYLIDGLMARGASSVHAIPAITKKGRSEYIFLIDLPKSQLEGIRSFLSIELDTLGMRAIEPEHIPFHPIRNGIVRMEFPNGEGDVINVNVKILAGTNEEILQCKAEYEDLKAALNKINRNNKHVFSFKVLKAAVELAVMSKTQVNVYGYVFNFEEPYFPPSH, from the coding sequence ATGCTCCTGATAGTTAACGTGGATAGCATAACAGGGGAGGCATTACCTTATCTGATCGATGGGTTGATGGCTCGCGGTGCCTCAAGCGTTCACGCTATACCAGCCATTACGAAAAAAGGAAGAAGCGAATATATTTTTTTAATCGACTTGCCCAAATCACAGCTTGAAGGCATAAGATCTTTTTTATCAATTGAGCTGGACACATTGGGCATGAGAGCTATAGAGCCCGAACATATCCCCTTTCACCCCATCCGCAACGGTATTGTGCGAATGGAATTTCCAAATGGGGAGGGCGATGTCATCAATGTTAATGTGAAGATTTTAGCTGGAACCAATGAAGAGATTCTTCAATGCAAAGCCGAATATGAGGATTTGAAAGCAGCACTAAATAAAATAAATAGGAATAACAAGCACGTATTCTCCTTTAAAGTCCTCAAAGCAGCAGTTGAATTGGCTGTAATGAGCAAAACACAAGTCAATGTATATGGGTATGTGTTCAATTTCGAGGAACCCTACTTTCCCCCATCACATTAA
- a CDS encoding NAD(P)/FAD-dependent oxidoreductase, whose translation MGGGPGGRISYMALRMMGEDNVKIVMNEEPTIICSLPYGVGRRLVPQGPEALVVDLSKGGRLPKDMPKDVVHGVVKELDIASKKAYMEEADGQVEISFEKLILATGAVPWIPPVSGVLREGSSPVTSDGKDTWVMYGNELVEKSRLAPNVYVIRGADDARRLDKFASRGKSVVVVGSGAIGLEMTEALHDRGLKVHIVEVLPHLSVALDADMASLIEKRALERGVKAYTGVSVTDVTPEGVVLSDGSTIKADGVLFATGVRPNLALAKACGLKMERGIVVDSHMRTSHPDVYAVGDAVQVVDAPTGRSMLPLIGTLAMRQGLVAASNITGMPAELPPVTIWGVSSFFDLHWASVGWSEEAANKAGIPVKTIVLPVRTRDNAMPLGKDGYWKVVISKEKAAGLKEGQIIGFQVVIEGDPVINLSERFLDIITAKESISEILRHYFAHCPSQNAVDDPYLALFFNYQATLASKSRPRPI comes from the coding sequence ATCGGCGGAGGGCCGGGTGGACGCATCTCCTATATGGCTTTGCGAATGATGGGCGAGGACAACGTGAAGATAGTTATGAATGAAGAACCAACGATCATCTGTAGCTTACCATATGGGGTTGGCAGAAGGCTCGTACCCCAAGGCCCTGAAGCACTGGTGGTAGACCTTTCCAAGGGTGGGCGCCTGCCCAAAGATATGCCGAAAGATGTCGTGCATGGCGTCGTGAAAGAACTTGATATAGCTTCCAAAAAAGCTTATATGGAAGAGGCTGATGGGCAGGTCGAGATTTCCTTTGAAAAGCTCATTTTAGCCACCGGCGCCGTCCCATGGATTCCTCCTGTATCAGGTGTTTTGCGGGAAGGCTCGTCACCTGTAACATCTGATGGCAAAGACACATGGGTTATGTATGGAAATGAACTTGTCGAGAAATCCAGGTTGGCGCCCAACGTCTATGTCATCAGGGGAGCAGATGACGCTCGAAGACTTGATAAGTTCGCCTCTCGCGGCAAAAGCGTGGTTGTAGTGGGAAGCGGTGCCATTGGACTGGAAATGACAGAAGCCCTCCACGATCGCGGACTTAAAGTCCATATTGTCGAGGTATTGCCGCATTTGAGCGTGGCCTTGGACGCAGATATGGCATCTTTGATTGAAAAGCGTGCGCTCGAGCGGGGCGTTAAAGCCTATACCGGCGTGAGTGTGACTGACGTAACACCCGAAGGTGTAGTTTTGTCCGATGGCTCCACTATCAAAGCTGATGGTGTGCTCTTCGCTACAGGCGTGCGCCCTAACCTAGCATTAGCTAAAGCTTGCGGGCTCAAAATGGAGCGGGGAATCGTGGTCGACTCTCACATGAGGACATCTCATCCCGATGTCTACGCCGTGGGGGATGCCGTACAGGTCGTTGATGCACCCACTGGCAGGTCGATGTTGCCCCTAATAGGCACCCTTGCCATGCGACAAGGGTTGGTTGCGGCGTCAAACATTACAGGTATGCCTGCAGAGCTTCCGCCCGTTACAATATGGGGAGTTAGCTCATTCTTTGACCTGCATTGGGCCAGCGTAGGGTGGAGCGAAGAGGCGGCAAACAAAGCAGGGATCCCTGTAAAGACGATCGTCCTTCCTGTTAGAACGAGGGATAATGCTATGCCTTTGGGGAAAGACGGTTATTGGAAGGTCGTTATCTCGAAAGAAAAAGCTGCTGGTTTAAAAGAAGGGCAAATAATCGGTTTTCAAGTTGTGATCGAAGGCGATCCCGTGATCAACTTGAGCGAGCGTTTTTTGGACATCATTACCGCGAAGGAAAGCATATCAGAGATTTTGCGCCACTACTTTGCTCATTGTCCTTCGCAAAACGCCGTGGACGACCCCTACCTCGCGCTATTCTTTAATTATCAGGCAACCCTTGCCTCCAAATCCAGGCCACGGCCTATATAG
- a CDS encoding type II toxin-antitoxin system Phd/YefM family antitoxin, with product MKSGAEKKTPEFVYRDGKPVAVILDINEYRELLERLEDVEDLKLLEEMRKKPLHFRELDEFLRECQSGRV from the coding sequence ATGAAAAGTGGTGCTGAGAAAAAAACACCTGAATTTGTATATCGAGATGGCAAACCAGTGGCTGTAATTTTAGATATTAATGAATATCGGGAGCTGTTAGAACGCTTGGAAGACGTGGAAGATCTGAAACTTTTGGAAGAGATGCGCAAAAAGCCCCTGCATTTTAGGGAATTGGATGAATTTTTGAGAGAATGTCAGAGTGGACGAGTATAG
- a CDS encoding type II toxin-antitoxin system RelE family toxin yields the protein MDEYRVYLERAAERDLKRLSSEDFDRIISNIRALAENPRPAGCRKIVGSKNDWRIRVREYRIIYEVDDEKKAVMVMRVRHRRDAYR from the coding sequence GTGGACGAGTATAGAGTTTACCTGGAACGGGCAGCCGAACGGGATTTAAAGCGCCTTTCTTCCGAAGATTTTGACCGCATTATCTCTAATATCAGAGCTTTGGCCGAAAATCCAAGACCTGCAGGTTGCCGTAAAATAGTGGGGTCAAAGAATGATTGGCGGATCCGTGTCAGAGAATATCGCATAATTTATGAAGTTGACGACGAGAAAAAGGCTGTAATGGTAATGCGGGTAAGACATCGCAGAGATGCATATCGGTAG
- a CDS encoding iron ABC transporter substrate-binding protein: MKKGIFAPKRVLAFGAALALLWMTSSVVGAEPLTVTDLAGRSVTIDLPVKRIVCAGPGALRLVVYMNQTEKVVGVEEMEKDPTGRPYAYAHPEFKSLPTIGPGGPAYIDRGPDPEATLACKPDLLFVTYMQGQNAEKLQDKLGVPVVVLSYGPLATFDETVFDSFGLIGRIMECNDRRADALVEFFTQMKQDLFERTAAVSEHRQKVYVGGIGHKGSHGIDSTLKSYPPFEFLGVKSVVEGLKGDHIFIDREKLLEWDPDVIFIDGGGRHLIQADIEKNPHFYKHLSAFKQGRVYLTLPYNHYTTNLGTCFANAYYVGTVLYPEAFKDIDPEKKANDIYKFLLGKGAYDDMKRSFGGYGPIF; the protein is encoded by the coding sequence ATGAAAAAAGGAATATTTGCACCAAAACGCGTTTTGGCTTTTGGAGCGGCGCTCGCCCTCCTTTGGATGACCTCTTCTGTTGTAGGGGCGGAACCTCTAACCGTTACAGATCTGGCAGGTAGATCTGTAACGATTGACCTTCCTGTGAAAAGGATAGTTTGCGCAGGACCGGGAGCGCTTAGGCTTGTAGTCTATATGAACCAAACAGAAAAAGTGGTCGGCGTGGAAGAGATGGAAAAAGACCCAACAGGGCGACCTTATGCCTATGCCCACCCAGAGTTCAAATCCCTTCCCACGATAGGCCCCGGAGGGCCAGCCTATATAGACCGCGGACCAGATCCAGAAGCAACCCTTGCCTGCAAACCCGACCTGCTTTTTGTAACATACATGCAAGGGCAAAACGCAGAAAAACTACAGGACAAACTGGGCGTTCCCGTTGTAGTGCTGTCCTATGGTCCCTTGGCGACTTTCGACGAGACAGTTTTCGATTCCTTCGGGCTGATCGGACGAATAATGGAATGCAACGATAGAAGGGCAGATGCCCTCGTCGAATTTTTCACGCAGATGAAGCAAGACTTATTTGAACGAACAGCAGCAGTGAGCGAACATCGGCAAAAAGTATATGTAGGCGGGATTGGACATAAAGGGTCGCATGGCATCGATAGCACCCTTAAGTCCTATCCTCCTTTTGAGTTTTTAGGCGTTAAAAGCGTCGTAGAGGGACTAAAAGGCGACCATATTTTTATAGACAGGGAAAAACTCTTGGAATGGGATCCGGACGTGATTTTCATCGATGGCGGCGGAAGACATCTAATCCAGGCAGATATAGAAAAAAATCCGCACTTTTACAAACACCTGTCGGCGTTTAAACAGGGGAGAGTTTATTTGACTCTCCCCTATAACCACTACACCACAAACTTGGGCACTTGTTTTGCCAACGCTTATTACGTGGGTACCGTCTTATACCCAGAGGCGTTCAAAGACATCGATCCGGAGAAAAAGGCCAATGATATATATAAATTTCTCTTAGGCAAAGGCGCATATGATGATATGAAAAGGAGCTTCGGCGGCTACGGCCCCATATTTTAA
- a CDS encoding ABC transporter ATP-binding protein: MWKILTAKDVSFGYRKDVVLKGITISVERGTTTAILGMNGSGKSTLIKCLNGLLKPWLGVVMLDGDNLSELNRQQISQKVAYVPQRSPEGELSVFDAVLLGRKPHMRWNPTDRDFEVVDEALCAMGLEKYALRPVRELSGGEIQRVALARAIAQEPDALLLDEPTSSLDLHRQFEVMNLLCELARERGMAIIFSLHDINLALRFADKFLLLRDGEVYAYGGREILTPKLIEEVFDIRVVMHRVDDHFIVIPTFDTKKERIFTKVEVGA; the protein is encoded by the coding sequence ATATGGAAAATCCTAACAGCCAAAGATGTCTCATTTGGATACCGAAAAGATGTAGTCCTAAAAGGGATAACGATCTCAGTGGAGAGAGGGACCACAACGGCAATCCTCGGTATGAACGGCTCGGGTAAATCGACGCTTATAAAGTGCCTCAATGGCTTACTGAAGCCGTGGTTAGGAGTTGTTATGCTCGATGGCGACAACCTAAGCGAGCTAAATCGCCAGCAGATATCGCAAAAGGTCGCTTATGTACCGCAACGTTCTCCTGAAGGTGAGCTTTCCGTCTTCGATGCCGTGCTGTTGGGACGAAAACCCCACATGAGGTGGAATCCTACAGATAGAGACTTCGAAGTAGTTGACGAAGCCCTGTGCGCTATGGGGCTTGAGAAGTACGCCCTTCGTCCCGTCAGAGAACTCTCCGGGGGCGAAATCCAGCGAGTCGCTTTGGCCCGAGCCATAGCTCAAGAGCCAGATGCACTCCTGCTCGATGAACCGACCAGCAGCCTCGACCTCCATCGACAGTTCGAGGTGATGAATTTGCTCTGCGAGTTGGCAAGAGAAAGGGGCATGGCGATAATTTTTTCTCTCCACGACATAAACCTGGCCCTTCGTTTTGCCGACAAATTTCTCTTGCTGCGAGATGGCGAGGTTTATGCCTACGGTGGACGGGAGATCCTTACTCCTAAGCTCATAGAAGAGGTCTTTGACATTCGTGTTGTTATGCACCGCGTAGATGATCACTTCATAGTCATTCCAACATTCGATACCAAAAAGGAAAGAATTTTTACAAAAGTTGAGGTAGGAGCATGA
- a CDS encoding FecCD family ABC transporter permease, translating to MSSRSTIEAYKAYTYRRKVMFFTLALGLMAMVFVSLSVGSFQVNLSDAFAALLGRSDDVTSTILWRIRLPRIIGAVLAGWGLAMGGVAMQCILHNPLASPYTLGVSQGAAFGAAVALVILGLGPSGKNESFLAGLPWGVSMFAFLGAFASTWLILFLSQRRRLSPEAIVLSGVALSALATSGTMMIQYFASDIEVASIVFWTFGDVGRASWNELLLMVLFIVPASLFFLLNRWNMNALAAGDDVAKSLGVNAERLRKMSLIIAALIAAVAVATFGVIGFVGLVAPHITRRLVGGDHRHLLPQSCVVGALILLCADTAARSVMAPIVLPVGIVTSFMGAPLFLYLLMKGGYGKS from the coding sequence ATGTCAAGCAGATCTACTATCGAGGCATATAAAGCATATACTTACCGTCGCAAAGTGATGTTTTTCACTCTCGCCTTAGGGCTTATGGCGATGGTCTTCGTCTCCCTCTCCGTAGGCTCCTTCCAAGTAAATTTAAGCGATGCCTTTGCAGCCTTGTTAGGGCGTTCCGATGACGTTACATCTACCATCCTATGGCGTATCAGGCTTCCTAGGATCATTGGAGCGGTCCTCGCCGGATGGGGTCTTGCCATGGGAGGGGTGGCGATGCAGTGCATCCTGCACAACCCCCTTGCTTCTCCTTATACGCTTGGGGTCTCTCAGGGGGCGGCGTTTGGAGCTGCCGTTGCTCTCGTCATTTTAGGTTTGGGACCGAGCGGCAAAAACGAAAGCTTCTTGGCAGGTTTGCCTTGGGGCGTGAGCATGTTCGCCTTTTTAGGGGCTTTCGCCTCCACATGGCTCATCTTGTTCCTGAGCCAAAGAAGGCGCCTATCTCCCGAAGCTATTGTGCTATCGGGGGTCGCCCTGTCAGCGCTCGCCACGTCGGGCACTATGATGATCCAATATTTCGCCAGCGACATTGAGGTGGCATCTATCGTGTTTTGGACCTTCGGCGATGTGGGGAGGGCTTCCTGGAATGAACTCCTTCTAATGGTCCTCTTCATCGTGCCCGCGAGCTTGTTCTTTTTGCTCAACCGCTGGAACATGAACGCCCTCGCCGCAGGAGACGATGTTGCGAAGAGCCTCGGCGTAAATGCCGAACGCCTGAGAAAGATGAGCCTCATAATAGCTGCTTTAATTGCCGCTGTAGCGGTCGCAACTTTTGGCGTTATCGGATTCGTAGGCCTCGTCGCACCACACATAACCCGTAGATTGGTGGGCGGAGATCACCGCCATCTATTGCCCCAATCGTGCGTTGTGGGAGCTTTGATACTGCTCTGCGCAGACACGGCTGCCAGGAGCGTTATGGCGCCAATTGTGCTTCCCGTCGGCATCGTAACCTCTTTCATGGGGGCACCGCTTTTTCTCTATCTGCTCATGAAGGGAGGATATGGAAAATCCTAA
- a CDS encoding radical SAM protein, whose product MSIFGPVPSRRLGSSLGINNIPYKICSYTCVYCQIGPTLRMETQRQHYSDPEELAARVKKRLSQLVETGERVDYLTIVPDGEPTLDLALEELLLRLKETGIPVAVISNASLISKADVRRALYVADWVSLKIDALTENLWKRIDRPHPSLDHGDILVGMEEFARSYKGTLCSETMLVKGLNDGPAELEKVARFISSSLSPSKAYISVPTRPPAASWVQMPDAETVAAAYAIFTEQGIDTETLTGYEGNAFVVTDDPVEEILNITAVHPMRSDAVKEVLRRKGSDEKSIDRLVAEGRIRRVQYGNWVYYVRVMKEGER is encoded by the coding sequence ATGAGCATATTCGGTCCCGTTCCGTCTCGTCGGTTGGGCTCGAGCCTTGGCATTAACAACATCCCCTATAAGATCTGTTCTTATACATGTGTCTATTGCCAGATCGGGCCAACGTTGCGCATGGAGACCCAGCGCCAGCACTACAGCGATCCGGAAGAACTCGCTGCTCGTGTCAAAAAAAGACTCTCGCAGCTTGTGGAAACGGGAGAACGAGTCGATTATCTAACAATCGTTCCCGATGGTGAACCCACACTTGACCTCGCCCTTGAAGAGTTGCTATTGAGGTTGAAGGAAACGGGCATTCCTGTAGCCGTTATTTCCAACGCCTCTCTCATCTCGAAGGCAGATGTAAGGAGGGCTCTATATGTTGCGGATTGGGTCAGCCTGAAAATTGACGCCCTTACGGAAAACTTATGGAAACGAATCGACCGCCCGCACCCATCCCTTGATCATGGCGATATCCTTGTCGGCATGGAGGAATTCGCTCGTTCCTATAAAGGCACGCTGTGCAGCGAAACCATGCTTGTGAAGGGTCTTAACGACGGACCGGCGGAACTTGAAAAAGTTGCTCGGTTTATCTCCTCCAGCCTGAGTCCCAGCAAGGCCTACATTTCCGTCCCCACCCGTCCTCCTGCCGCCTCATGGGTACAGATGCCCGATGCAGAGACGGTCGCAGCCGCCTATGCAATATTTACAGAGCAAGGGATTGATACAGAAACGCTAACGGGCTACGAGGGCAACGCCTTTGTAGTTACCGACGACCCTGTAGAGGAAATTTTAAACATCACCGCCGTCCACCCCATGCGCAGCGACGCCGTCAAAGAGGTTTTGCGCCGCAAGGGCTCCGACGAAAAAAGCATTGATCGCCTCGTCGCCGAAGGCAGGATCAGACGGGTTCAATACGGGAATTGGGTTTATTATGTCCGAGTTATGAAAGAAGGGGAACGGTAA
- a CDS encoding 4Fe-4S binding protein: MEGKGQIDPKTWKGIRSVMQVQLMVAFVVAVLLLKQWWFCVLMIALGGLLSAFHGRIWCGLLCPNGGFIDLIWSKISLRLLPFPRWLNKDRVLQSAFLIGMIGYFAWIVWLVNIHKGLPVAYASYAQHGYLFLRFCQVMLALAAGLAIVFEPRTFCAHLCPGGTIGTIAAALIKRSPIVMDTEKCAGCRVCTSVCDAPDRLLVPLIEKSQALQTQGKKEKLPISPECYGCIDCVAVCPKGALRVETLKASETEEVFLKEVQ; encoded by the coding sequence TGCAGCTTATGGTAGCTTTCGTCGTGGCTGTGCTCCTGCTGAAACAATGGTGGTTTTGCGTCTTGATGATAGCCTTGGGTGGCTTACTCTCCGCATTCCATGGGAGGATATGGTGCGGCCTACTCTGCCCTAATGGCGGATTCATCGATCTAATCTGGTCAAAGATCTCTTTGAGATTATTGCCCTTCCCCAGATGGCTAAACAAGGACAGAGTCCTTCAAAGCGCATTCCTCATCGGTATGATTGGATATTTCGCCTGGATCGTTTGGCTTGTCAATATCCATAAGGGCTTGCCAGTAGCTTATGCTTCTTACGCTCAGCATGGCTATTTGTTCCTGCGATTTTGCCAAGTCATGCTGGCTTTGGCGGCGGGTTTAGCAATCGTATTTGAGCCCAGAACGTTCTGCGCTCACCTGTGTCCAGGCGGCACAATAGGGACGATAGCAGCTGCATTGATCAAAAGGAGCCCTATAGTGATGGATACGGAGAAGTGCGCAGGTTGTAGGGTTTGCACTTCCGTCTGCGATGCCCCAGACCGTCTTCTCGTGCCGCTCATCGAGAAATCACAGGCGTTACAGACCCAAGGCAAGAAGGAAAAGCTTCCCATTTCGCCAGAATGCTACGGGTGTATCGACTGTGTGGCGGTTTGTCCCAAAGGCGCTCTGCGCGTAGAAACCTTAAAGGCATCTGAAACAGAGGAAGTTTTCTTGAAAGAGGTACAGTAA